From a single Gimesia fumaroli genomic region:
- a CDS encoding segregation and condensation protein A — MTTAQYRVDLSIYSGPLDLLLYLIRRNELDILDLPVARITSSFNEFLNVLELIDLDLVGDFIVMASTLAEIKSRMVLPRAEEEEIAEVIDDPRSDLIQQLLEYKKFKDAANALEEHAAEWQEHYPRLSDERPKSGKDPSEDLIKEVELWDLVSALARVVKRKEVEEQSSITYDDTPISTYVELIGARVREEQRVAFSDFFQGENLRSRIIGIFLAILELLRHHQFRAEQPVEYSEIWVMPPLSDTGETDASETEKLNDVSQDVPGGEEATTSSEDLTDTEPPSDETGAED; from the coding sequence ATGACGACTGCGCAATACCGGGTCGATCTAAGTATATACAGTGGTCCATTGGACTTGCTGTTGTATTTGATTCGACGTAATGAACTGGACATTCTCGACCTGCCTGTCGCTCGGATTACGTCTTCTTTTAACGAGTTTCTCAATGTTCTGGAGTTGATCGATCTGGATCTGGTGGGCGATTTTATCGTGATGGCTAGCACACTCGCAGAAATCAAAAGTCGGATGGTCCTGCCGCGGGCGGAAGAAGAAGAAATCGCGGAGGTCATTGATGATCCCCGTAGCGATCTGATTCAGCAGCTGCTGGAATATAAAAAGTTCAAGGATGCCGCCAATGCGTTGGAAGAACACGCAGCGGAATGGCAGGAACATTATCCGCGGTTATCGGATGAACGTCCTAAATCAGGGAAAGATCCATCCGAAGACCTGATTAAAGAAGTCGAGCTGTGGGATCTGGTCAGTGCGCTAGCGCGGGTCGTTAAACGCAAGGAAGTCGAAGAACAGTCGAGTATCACCTATGACGATACACCGATTTCGACCTATGTCGAATTGATCGGTGCCCGTGTTCGTGAAGAACAGCGGGTTGCGTTCAGTGACTTCTTTCAGGGAGAGAATCTGCGCAGTCGGATCATTGGTATTTTTCTGGCGATCCTGGAGCTCCTGCGACATCATCAATTCCGGGCGGAGCAGCCTGTGGAATATAGCGAAATCTGGGTAATGCCTCCTCTCTCGGATACTGGTGAAACAGATGCGAGTGAAACAGAGAAACTGAATGATGTGAGCCAGGATGTGCCAGGGGGTGAAGAGGCGACTACATCCTCTGAAGATCTGACCGATACAGAGCCCCCGTCAGATGAAACAGGGGCTGAAGACTAA
- the uvrB gene encoding excinuclease ABC subunit UvrB, with translation MSVFQLKSDFQPSGDQPRAIEGLIKGIQEGKSDQVLLGVTGSGKTFTMANVIAELGRPALILSHNKTLAAQLYSEFKEFFPENAVTYFVSYYDYYQPEAYIPQRDIYIEKDASINDEIDRLRLLATSALVSRRDVIVVASVSCIYGLGSPKDYLEMMIPLRVGTEIDRDEMLRKLIDIQYDRNNVELARAKFRVRGDVVECWPAYEEFAYRIEFWGDEIENLAVINPLTGEVLRTVQEAYIYPAKHFVLPQERIESAIHEIQSELDERLQVLQNEGKLLESQRLSARTRYDMELLEEVGFCPGIENYSRALAGRKPGSPPDTLLDFFPDDYLLFVDESHVTVSQVRAMFAGDRSRKTNLVEHGFRLPMALDNRPLTFDEWNERRRQTVFVSATPGDWELERVEGEVVEQVIRPTGLIDPVIRIVPARGQVPHLKEEILKRVAVKERVLVTTLTKRLAEDLSSYFQEEGIRCAWLHSELDAFERVEILRGLREQKYDVVVGINLLREGLDIPEVSLVAILDADKEGFLRSETSLIQTIGRSARHVNAEVILYADRMTNSMQNAIDETERRRAIQEEYNREHGITPESIKKAIKRGIEEEIEARQFVRESVGFSDESEYITQEFLGELEKEMLEAAEKLEFERAALLRDRIDDLKKTGGAAGNKQTGKASRSGKKGKRQRRKR, from the coding sequence ATGTCCGTTTTCCAGTTAAAGAGTGACTTCCAGCCCTCGGGGGATCAGCCTCGTGCTATTGAAGGTCTGATCAAGGGGATTCAAGAGGGAAAGTCGGATCAGGTCTTGCTGGGGGTCACGGGATCGGGGAAAACGTTCACGATGGCGAATGTGATCGCAGAGTTGGGCCGCCCTGCTCTGATTCTTTCGCACAACAAAACTTTGGCCGCCCAATTGTATTCGGAGTTTAAAGAGTTTTTTCCGGAGAACGCCGTCACATATTTTGTCAGCTATTACGATTACTATCAGCCGGAAGCCTATATTCCGCAACGGGATATCTACATTGAGAAAGATGCGTCGATCAATGATGAAATCGACCGTCTGCGTTTATTGGCGACCAGTGCACTGGTCAGTCGCCGGGATGTGATTGTAGTTGCCAGCGTCAGTTGTATTTATGGTTTGGGTTCTCCCAAAGACTATCTGGAAATGATGATCCCACTTCGAGTGGGCACTGAGATTGATCGCGACGAGATGCTGCGGAAGCTGATTGATATTCAGTATGATCGAAATAATGTTGAGCTCGCGCGAGCCAAATTTCGGGTTCGCGGAGATGTGGTAGAGTGCTGGCCCGCTTACGAAGAGTTCGCATATCGAATTGAATTCTGGGGCGATGAAATTGAAAATCTCGCGGTGATCAATCCTCTGACAGGCGAAGTATTGCGGACAGTGCAGGAAGCGTATATTTATCCGGCCAAGCATTTTGTACTGCCCCAGGAGCGAATTGAGTCTGCCATTCACGAAATTCAGAGCGAATTGGACGAACGGCTGCAGGTGTTGCAGAATGAAGGAAAGTTGCTTGAGTCTCAAAGGCTCAGTGCGCGAACCCGTTATGATATGGAGCTGCTGGAGGAAGTTGGTTTTTGTCCGGGGATCGAGAATTACAGCCGCGCATTGGCAGGTCGAAAACCGGGTTCGCCACCGGATACGTTGCTTGACTTCTTTCCCGATGATTATCTGTTGTTCGTCGATGAATCTCATGTGACGGTTTCTCAGGTACGTGCGATGTTTGCAGGAGACCGGTCTCGGAAGACGAATCTGGTTGAGCATGGGTTCCGTTTACCGATGGCGCTGGACAATCGCCCGTTGACTTTTGATGAATGGAACGAACGACGCCGACAGACGGTTTTTGTCTCTGCGACACCCGGTGACTGGGAACTGGAGCGTGTCGAAGGGGAAGTGGTTGAACAGGTCATTCGTCCGACCGGGTTGATTGATCCCGTGATTCGAATTGTGCCGGCCCGAGGACAGGTTCCCCATTTGAAGGAGGAGATTCTGAAACGCGTTGCGGTGAAAGAACGTGTGTTGGTGACAACGTTGACCAAGCGGTTAGCGGAAGATCTCTCCTCTTATTTTCAAGAGGAAGGAATTCGCTGTGCCTGGTTGCATTCCGAGTTAGATGCGTTTGAACGCGTGGAAATATTACGAGGGCTGCGAGAGCAGAAATATGATGTTGTTGTCGGGATCAACTTATTACGGGAAGGTCTGGATATTCCCGAGGTCTCACTGGTTGCCATTCTCGATGCCGACAAGGAAGGGTTTTTGCGAAGTGAAACCAGTCTGATTCAAACCATCGGTCGTTCAGCACGGCATGTCAACGCGGAAGTCATTCTTTACGCAGACCGGATGACGAACAGCATGCAGAATGCGATCGACGAGACCGAACGTCGCCGCGCGATTCAGGAAGAATATAATCGCGAGCATGGGATTACACCGGAGTCTATCAAGAAAGCCATCAAACGCGGCATTGAGGAAGAAATCGAAGCCCGTCAATTTGTGCGGGAATCCGTCGGGTTTTCAGACGAGTCAGAGTACATCACTCAGGAATTTCTGGGTGAGCTGGAAAAGGAGATGCTGGAAGCGGCCGAAAAGCTGGAGTTTGAGCGAGCTGCATTATTGCGGGATCGCATAGATGATTTGAAAAAAACGGGAGGCGCGGCTGGAAACAAGCAAACCGGGAAAGCATCTCGATCTGGAAAAAAAGGAAAACGACAGCGGCGGAAGCGTTGA
- a CDS encoding excinuclease ABC subunit UvrA, translated as MTNQLPSGSSSSQQTPAIQLRGVRVHNLQNINLDIPLNQLTVLCGVSGSGKTSLAFDTLYAEGQRRYIETLSASARQYLNQLPKPDADHVSHIPPAIALKQNAGKRQSGSRGIEPTVAIESGIHHYLRLLYTSLGQVICPTCQLPVLPQTPESVLEFLKTLPENRRYQICYPLLLAKDQQPAEIIEDLIQQGTTRVIANHKIFKLTENSVREINPSGDPYLVVLDRLSTKNLEEQRVLDSLELAFELSSGQSVILVEHHPDIDNSTVSLTVDEKLWLRYDFSTDLTCSQCKKNFCLPEPQLFNFFSPTAACSTCQGTGVISDSASSLKTTQACPECHGSRLNTAALAVQIQNKNIDQLCQQSILELQNWFSELSQNLNQPVEQHVTPLLRELNNRLDLLAELGISYLALNRSMRTLSGGEAQRIALASTLSSNLVNTLYVLDEPSSGLHPVENSRVITVLQKLCRLNNTLVLVEHDADFIHTADHIVELGPAAGKAGGQLVFEGTYDQLIASTSSPTGEILNAPSSAALKSVPRKVDPDWITLSGITCNNLKNIAVSFPLEQLCVVTGISGSGKSSLIEQTLFPVLSDLLTETEHAHSFPFCQSITGSEQIDEVIFLDQSLVGQTPRSIPATYLNLFDDIRSVFAQTSDAKLRNLSPRHFSFNSKNGGRCPECKGTGSIEIDLQFLANLNMTCPECHGKRYQRELLEIKYRKLNIAEVLELTVDEAFPFFRGQPALQKKLKQLKDVGLGYIPLGQSTPTLSGGECQRLKLAAYLTTSSRNKTLFLMNEPTAGLHPLDIRYVINCFEHLLTAGHSIIVTEHNLEMICAADHIIDLGPEAGEAGGSIVTTGTPAEIAQHPTSHTATAIKKRLSHS; from the coding sequence ATGACAAATCAGTTGCCAAGTGGATCTTCTTCCAGTCAGCAGACGCCTGCCATTCAACTTCGTGGCGTCCGTGTCCATAATCTGCAAAATATCAACCTGGACATCCCCCTCAATCAATTGACTGTCCTCTGCGGCGTCAGCGGGTCCGGCAAGACCAGCCTGGCTTTCGATACACTTTATGCAGAAGGCCAAAGACGCTACATCGAAACGCTTTCCGCATCTGCCCGGCAATACTTAAACCAACTCCCCAAGCCAGACGCCGACCATGTCTCTCATATTCCGCCCGCAATTGCCCTAAAGCAAAATGCAGGTAAAAGACAGTCAGGCAGCCGCGGAATCGAACCAACTGTGGCGATCGAATCAGGAATTCACCACTACTTAAGACTGCTGTATACATCCCTGGGACAAGTCATCTGCCCCACATGTCAGTTACCAGTCCTGCCACAAACACCGGAATCGGTTCTTGAGTTCCTGAAAACACTCCCTGAAAACAGACGCTACCAGATCTGTTACCCACTGCTCCTGGCAAAGGATCAACAACCAGCAGAGATCATTGAGGACCTTATCCAACAAGGCACAACGCGTGTCATTGCCAATCACAAAATATTTAAACTGACAGAGAATAGCGTACGAGAAATCAACCCTTCAGGAGATCCTTACCTGGTAGTCCTTGACCGCCTGAGTACAAAAAATCTTGAAGAACAACGCGTTCTGGACAGCTTGGAACTCGCGTTTGAATTATCATCCGGGCAGTCAGTGATCCTCGTCGAACATCATCCGGACATCGATAATTCAACGGTATCCCTGACAGTCGACGAGAAACTCTGGCTTCGCTATGATTTTTCGACAGATCTGACCTGCTCCCAATGCAAAAAAAATTTCTGTCTTCCGGAACCACAACTATTCAATTTTTTCAGCCCGACCGCTGCCTGTTCCACCTGCCAGGGAACCGGAGTGATTTCGGATTCCGCAAGTTCCTTGAAAACAACACAGGCTTGCCCCGAATGTCATGGCAGCCGGCTGAATACAGCCGCACTCGCGGTCCAGATCCAAAACAAAAACATCGACCAGCTCTGCCAACAATCGATTCTGGAACTGCAAAACTGGTTCTCAGAGTTGTCACAGAACCTGAATCAACCCGTTGAACAACATGTGACACCGCTTCTCCGTGAACTCAACAATCGACTGGACCTATTAGCCGAACTGGGAATCAGCTACCTGGCACTCAATCGCTCTATGCGAACGCTCTCCGGTGGAGAAGCACAACGCATCGCCTTGGCGTCAACTCTGTCCTCGAATCTGGTCAACACACTCTATGTGCTGGATGAACCATCCTCGGGTCTGCACCCTGTGGAAAACAGTCGCGTGATAACAGTTCTCCAGAAACTGTGTCGCCTCAACAACACACTCGTCCTCGTCGAACACGATGCAGACTTCATCCATACAGCCGATCACATTGTCGAACTGGGACCTGCCGCAGGTAAAGCAGGGGGCCAACTTGTTTTTGAAGGCACCTATGACCAACTCATTGCCTCGACTTCCTCACCTACTGGTGAAATTCTGAATGCCCCTTCGTCAGCAGCACTGAAATCGGTTCCGAGAAAAGTAGATCCCGACTGGATCACACTCAGTGGAATCACTTGTAACAACCTGAAAAACATCGCTGTTTCTTTTCCCCTGGAACAGTTATGTGTTGTCACAGGCATCAGCGGCAGCGGAAAAAGCAGCCTGATTGAACAGACTCTTTTTCCTGTTCTGTCAGACCTGCTGACGGAAACAGAACACGCTCATTCATTTCCGTTCTGCCAGTCAATAACTGGCAGCGAGCAGATTGACGAAGTCATCTTTCTAGACCAGTCACTCGTAGGCCAGACTCCCCGGAGTATACCGGCAACCTACCTGAATCTGTTCGACGACATTCGTTCGGTGTTTGCCCAGACCAGTGATGCAAAGCTGCGCAATCTCTCTCCCAGACATTTCAGTTTCAACAGCAAAAATGGTGGACGTTGTCCTGAATGCAAAGGGACGGGCTCTATTGAAATCGATTTGCAGTTCCTGGCGAACTTAAATATGACCTGCCCGGAATGTCATGGCAAACGCTATCAACGCGAGCTTCTGGAAATAAAATATCGCAAACTCAATATTGCCGAAGTACTGGAACTGACCGTTGATGAAGCGTTTCCTTTTTTTCGTGGTCAACCAGCGCTTCAAAAAAAGCTGAAACAACTCAAAGATGTCGGCCTGGGATACATTCCCTTAGGCCAGTCGACCCCCACGCTCTCGGGTGGAGAGTGCCAGCGACTAAAACTCGCAGCCTACCTGACCACCAGCAGTCGCAACAAGACTCTCTTCTTAATGAATGAACCAACGGCCGGATTGCATCCCTTGGATATCCGATATGTGATAAACTGTTTCGAACATTTACTCACAGCGGGGCACTCTATTATTGTCACCGAACACAACCTGGAAATGATTTGTGCCGCAGACCATATCATCGACCTGGGGCCGGAAGCTGGCGAAGCAGGAGGCTCCATTGTGACGACGGGCACCCCCGCAGAAATCGCCCAACACCCCACCTCTCACACCGCGACTGCAATCAAAAAACGGCTCTCACATTCCTGA
- the rimI gene encoding ribosomal protein S18-alanine N-acetyltransferase, with product MSLNHHSNQDTMVQIRWLIRRDMPEVLRIEEESFEFTWTEEYFLSCLRQRNCIGMVAEHNHQIVGFMIYELHKSMIQVLNFAVAPEFRQQGIGRQMVQRVIDKLSQQRRREIVLEVRETNLSAQLFFRKMDFRAVSVLRNYFEDAGEDAYVLQYRMERAEQDFAPGLAPKNRISNYLDASDAA from the coding sequence ATGAGTCTGAATCATCACTCGAATCAAGATACCATGGTACAAATCCGCTGGCTTATCCGCAGAGATATGCCAGAGGTCCTTCGAATTGAAGAGGAAAGCTTCGAGTTCACCTGGACGGAAGAGTATTTCCTAAGCTGTCTCAGACAACGAAACTGTATCGGTATGGTTGCGGAACACAATCACCAGATCGTCGGCTTCATGATATATGAACTTCATAAATCAATGATCCAGGTTTTGAATTTTGCAGTCGCCCCTGAGTTTCGACAGCAGGGAATCGGACGCCAGATGGTACAGCGCGTCATCGACAAACTATCCCAGCAACGTCGTCGCGAGATTGTACTGGAAGTACGTGAGACCAATCTGTCTGCTCAACTGTTTTTCCGCAAAATGGATTTCCGCGCTGTTTCCGTGTTGAGAAACTATTTTGAAGATGCAGGAGAGGATGCCTACGTTCTCCAATATCGCATGGAACGCGCTGAACAGGATTTCGCTCCCGGCCTTGCCCCCAAGAATCGGATCAGCAATTATCTCGATGCCTCGGATGCTGCCTGA
- a CDS encoding PhoPQ-activated pathogenicity-related family protein → MISRVFTFLLAITVGSTIFAAENSNVPASLKAAREIPDAFFNYIQRKEPAYKWELHDSFSHDGVTAYPVELTSQTWQGMTWKHWLYIFEPDTVRINNKVLLFVTGGSNGSRPSEKRLHPAFLLAKTTGARIALLTQVPNQPLFDGKKEDDLITETWLRYLKTGDENWPLLFPMAKSAVKAMDAIQEIVREKRNTIIDGFVITGASKRGWTSWLTPVVDKRIIATAPIVIDTLNFRKQMKHQIATWGKYSEQIIDYTSKGLIVEGEENQRERHLRRMMDPYTYRNQLKLPKLIINGTNDPYWVVDAMRFYWPDLVGPKYILQVPNAGHNLGDGVEYALQTIGAFFIHAATGKELPKIEWDNSTDFELKLTCKSKPTQVRLWSAYSETKDFRNSKWTSNEINPNEDVYLAKINKPEKGHVAYYLEAIYTINQIPYSLCTITTAK, encoded by the coding sequence ATGATTTCACGAGTCTTCACATTTTTGCTAGCCATTACAGTCGGATCCACTATTTTCGCGGCCGAGAACTCGAATGTTCCTGCTTCACTCAAAGCAGCTAGAGAAATCCCCGATGCGTTTTTCAATTACATTCAACGCAAAGAGCCAGCTTATAAGTGGGAGCTCCATGACTCGTTCTCACATGATGGCGTCACCGCCTATCCTGTTGAACTGACATCTCAAACCTGGCAGGGAATGACCTGGAAACACTGGTTGTATATCTTTGAGCCAGACACAGTTCGAATCAATAACAAGGTTCTCCTGTTTGTCACCGGAGGCAGCAACGGCTCTCGCCCCAGCGAGAAACGACTCCACCCGGCATTTTTACTGGCTAAAACAACCGGTGCCCGCATCGCCTTACTCACTCAGGTTCCAAACCAACCCCTGTTTGATGGAAAAAAAGAAGACGACCTGATTACAGAAACCTGGCTGCGTTACCTGAAAACAGGAGACGAAAACTGGCCACTGCTGTTTCCCATGGCTAAAAGCGCCGTCAAAGCGATGGATGCCATTCAGGAAATTGTTCGGGAAAAACGCAACACAATCATTGATGGCTTTGTCATTACTGGTGCCTCTAAACGAGGCTGGACCAGTTGGCTTACACCCGTCGTTGACAAGCGAATCATCGCTACAGCTCCGATTGTGATCGACACGCTCAACTTTAGAAAACAAATGAAACACCAGATTGCCACTTGGGGAAAATACAGCGAACAAATTATCGACTACACCAGCAAGGGACTAATTGTAGAAGGCGAAGAAAACCAGAGAGAGAGACACCTCCGCCGAATGATGGACCCTTATACCTACCGAAACCAGCTAAAACTACCCAAATTAATTATCAATGGAACCAACGACCCCTACTGGGTTGTTGATGCAATGCGTTTTTACTGGCCGGATCTGGTAGGACCGAAATACATTCTTCAGGTTCCGAATGCCGGTCACAATCTGGGTGACGGAGTTGAATATGCCCTTCAGACAATCGGCGCATTCTTTATTCATGCTGCAACAGGCAAAGAACTTCCGAAAATCGAATGGGACAACTCCACTGACTTTGAATTGAAGCTCACTTGTAAAAGCAAACCGACACAGGTCCGCCTGTGGAGTGCTTACTCGGAGACTAAAGATTTTCGAAACTCCAAATGGACTTCCAACGAAATCAACCCAAATGAAGATGTGTATTTAGCAAAAATAAACAAACCAGAAAAAGGGCATGTCGCTTATTACCTGGAGGCCATCTACACCATAAACCAAATCCCTTACTCACTATGCACGATTACGACAGCAAAATAA
- a CDS encoding DUF1559 domain-containing protein, with product MLQNSRHKKGFTLIELLVVIAIIAILIALLLPAVQQAREAARRSTCKNNLKQLGLAFHNYHDTHRSFPYAWFLDPTNPANLKAGSYGTMLLPYLDQAPLYNQWNSSYPALNEFAAIPQVAQNLTVIGTPLPVFMCPSTPETTKHDYDLTPGFPFSWTAARSDYCPASGVRGTYSSLAYTGHPAAASRSGMLNFVGLSAGGSPGDSITRIRDIIDGPSNTILLGERVGGNKIYTGTTVNAAQTALLGPSNGGGWGDFLSGEHWYQGSLRDGSDGGSGGPCAINCSSARSTGFLSFHVGGAHFLLGDGAVRFISQNVDAYTFASLTTRAGGEIVGEF from the coding sequence ATGCTACAAAACTCGCGCCACAAAAAAGGGTTCACTCTGATCGAACTTCTTGTCGTCATTGCAATTATTGCTATCTTAATCGCCCTTCTATTACCGGCTGTACAACAGGCAAGAGAAGCTGCCAGAAGGTCTACCTGTAAAAACAATCTGAAACAACTTGGACTGGCGTTCCACAATTACCATGATACGCATCGTAGTTTCCCGTATGCCTGGTTTTTAGATCCCACCAACCCTGCCAATCTAAAAGCCGGCAGCTATGGCACCATGCTGCTCCCCTATCTTGATCAAGCCCCCCTATATAATCAGTGGAACTCTTCATACCCCGCTTTGAATGAGTTCGCAGCGATTCCCCAGGTTGCTCAAAACCTGACTGTCATTGGGACACCTCTTCCCGTATTTATGTGCCCGTCGACTCCAGAAACGACGAAACACGACTATGACTTGACCCCAGGCTTTCCTTTCAGCTGGACTGCAGCTCGTTCCGACTATTGTCCTGCATCAGGCGTCAGGGGTACCTACTCGAGCCTTGCCTATACAGGGCACCCGGCAGCAGCCAGCCGAAGCGGAATGTTAAATTTTGTGGGCCTTAGCGCGGGAGGTTCCCCCGGAGACAGTATCACCAGAATTCGCGATATTATTGACGGCCCCTCCAATACGATCTTACTAGGAGAGCGAGTGGGTGGTAATAAGATTTATACCGGCACAACGGTTAATGCCGCTCAAACAGCATTGTTAGGGCCCAGTAACGGTGGCGGCTGGGGAGACTTCCTCAGCGGAGAACACTGGTACCAGGGGTCCCTACGTGATGGCTCCGATGGGGGAAGTGGTGGACCTTGTGCCATCAACTGTAGTAGTGCAAGAAGCACCGGTTTTTTAAGCTTCCATGTTGGTGGTGCCCATTTCCTGCTCGGCGATGGCGCAGTGCGGTTCATCAGCCAAAATGTCGACGCTTATACATTCGCCTCTCTTACCACAAGAGCAGGTGGCGAGATCGTTGGGGAATTCTAA
- a CDS encoding UDP-N-acetylmuramoyl-L-alanyl-D-glutamate--2,6-diaminopimelate ligase: MSSSSLSLSPGTVAISLRALFPSASFVDCADICATSIQSDSRCCEPGDLFAVVPGTKENAEKYIPEALRKGAKAVLTGHPLVDLPVPQCIVSDVRKAYAILCSEFAGHPASHLQTVGVTGTNGKTTVTWLIRAILQNTERRTGLLGTVEYHDGVTAWPASLTTPDASELSQMLSKMVKNNVTHSVMEVSSHALDQCRLAGTGLSIGVVTNVTQDHFDYHQNRENYAACKAKIIQHVKPNGTVVLNRDDSACQAFASEVSSSQSVLTYGIHGQADISAEQIQETVNGVAFQLLYGEMSVPVKSSLIGMHNISNCLAAAAVCLALGLSLTEIAEGIRSTDCVPGRMEQVHCGQPYTVLVDYAHTDDALSHVIRAARKVCSQRILCVFGAGGDRDNSKRRLLGLAGSEADQVIITSDNPRSEDPMQIIEMVAEGCRTKGITPELIIDRKEAICRALDEAQAGDLVLIAGKGHECEQIIGDQKIPFSDRLVVENYFSNLLSGSSARIPA, translated from the coding sequence ATGTCATCTTCATCGCTCAGCTTATCACCGGGAACAGTTGCCATAAGCTTAAGGGCGCTTTTCCCCTCTGCAAGCTTTGTCGATTGTGCTGACATTTGTGCCACATCGATTCAGTCTGACAGTCGTTGTTGTGAACCGGGTGATCTTTTCGCAGTCGTACCCGGTACGAAAGAAAATGCCGAAAAATATATTCCTGAGGCGCTCAGAAAAGGCGCGAAAGCAGTTCTTACAGGCCATCCTTTAGTGGACCTCCCAGTGCCTCAGTGTATCGTCAGTGATGTCCGCAAAGCTTATGCGATTCTCTGTTCTGAATTTGCAGGTCATCCAGCCAGTCATCTGCAGACTGTGGGGGTGACCGGTACGAATGGAAAAACGACAGTAACCTGGCTGATTAGAGCCATTCTACAGAATACTGAGCGGCGAACTGGGCTGTTGGGGACGGTCGAATATCATGACGGTGTTACTGCATGGCCTGCTTCATTAACGACACCAGATGCGAGTGAACTATCGCAGATGCTATCCAAAATGGTCAAAAATAATGTCACTCACTCAGTTATGGAAGTTTCGAGTCATGCGTTGGATCAATGCCGTCTGGCAGGGACAGGACTTTCGATTGGTGTCGTCACCAATGTGACCCAAGATCACTTTGACTATCATCAAAATCGTGAAAACTATGCAGCCTGTAAGGCAAAGATCATTCAGCACGTCAAGCCGAATGGGACCGTCGTTTTGAATCGTGATGACTCAGCCTGCCAGGCATTTGCATCCGAAGTAAGTTCGTCACAGTCTGTTTTGACTTATGGTATTCATGGTCAGGCAGACATTTCAGCCGAGCAGATCCAAGAAACTGTAAATGGAGTTGCATTTCAACTTTTATATGGTGAGATGAGCGTGCCCGTCAAAAGTTCGTTAATTGGAATGCATAATATATCAAATTGCTTAGCGGCGGCGGCTGTTTGTCTGGCTTTAGGCTTATCGCTGACTGAAATTGCCGAGGGGATTCGCAGCACTGATTGTGTTCCGGGAAGAATGGAACAGGTGCATTGCGGTCAGCCGTATACGGTACTTGTTGATTATGCTCATACCGATGATGCATTAAGCCATGTAATTCGAGCTGCCAGAAAAGTCTGTTCACAACGCATTCTGTGTGTGTTTGGAGCTGGTGGTGACCGCGATAATTCCAAACGTCGGTTATTAGGGCTGGCAGGCAGCGAAGCGGATCAAGTTATCATCACCAGTGATAATCCCCGGAGCGAAGATCCCATGCAGATTATCGAGATGGTTGCGGAAGGTTGTCGAACCAAGGGGATAACCCCCGAATTAATTATCGATCGAAAAGAAGCCATCTGTCGGGCGCTCGACGAAGCGCAGGCGGGAGACCTGGTGCTGATTGCCGGTAAGGGGCACGAGTGCGAACAAATCATTGGAGATCAAAAGATTCCTTTTAGTGATCGGCTGGTGGTCGAAAATTATTTCAGCAACTTACTCTCCGGGAGCTCAGCAAGGATTCCCGCTTAA